Part of the Desulfovibrio sp. ZJ209 genome, ATGGCACAGCAAGAAAAGCCCCGGCTGGACGCCCCGCTATGCCCGGCAGGTGATGGGAAGGCTTGAGGCTGCCATCTTCCCGGAGCTGGGGTCGCGCCCCATTGACGAACTGGGAGCGCCTGACTTCCTTGCCGTACTCCACAAGACAGAGGCGCGGGGATGCCTTGAAATGGCGCACCGGCTGGCGCAACTCTGCGGGCAGGTGACGCGCTATGCCCGCGTTGCCGGTATCGTCCAGGCCGATGCCGCCAGCGGACTCACAGAAGCGCTTGCCCCGGCCCAAATCCGCCACCATGCCGCCATCACCAGCCCGAAGGAAATCGGTGCGCTCCTGCGGGCTATCGATGAGTATCCCGGCGAAGTGGTGACGCGCTACGCTCTGAAAATTCTCCCATATGTCTTTGTCCGTAGCGGTGAGCTCCGGGCCGCACCGTGGGCGGAAATCGACCTTGACGCCGCCACTTGGCTCATTCCTGCCGAGCGGATGAAGAAGCGCCGCCCCCATGTGGTGCCGCTCGCCCCGCAAGTGGTGCGCCTCTTCCATGAGCTGAGGGAGTTCACCGGCAACGGGCCGCTTGCCTTCCCCTCCACCTTTTCCACCACGCGTTGCCTTACGGATGTGGGCTTGCTCAATGCGCTACGGCGCATGGGCTATGCCAAGGAAACCATGTCAATTCATGGATTTCGGGCGATGGCGTCCACGTTGCTCAATGAACAAGGCTACCGTCCGGACGTGATAGAGGCGCAGCTTGCCCACAGGGAGAAGAACGCGGTGCGGGCCGCGTATAACCATGCCGATTATCTCCCGGAGCGCCGGGCCATGATGGGGGCGTGGGCCGACTACTTGGACAGCTTGCGGGAATCCGCCGGCCATTCCGCTGAGAAGGGACAGCTATAGCCCACTATACTTCACAGGCGTGAAGTAGTGGGCAAGCGTGCCGCTTGAGCGCTTAAATCCAAAGGGTGAGATCGGTATGGTGCCACTCAGGAGAATACAAATGACAATCACACTGGCAAATTAAAGTTAAAAGTATCCGACAAGAACTAGATAAGCTTGGCATACATCCCGCCCGCCACCGGTATGTCCAAGGCCAAGGACTGAGCGTCTAGCAAAGGATAAGCTCTTGCTACAGCCCTGGAACTTATGAATAGGAGCGGCTTCGGATGCTGCAGGTTACGACTAACAGGCTGAGGGTGGTACAGACTTAGATCTCCAACGCTCACCGGGTAGCCTGCCGCCACCCCACAGTGGAAGGACACCGGAATAACAAAAGTCCGTGCGTCGACCCCACATCTCCCTGCGCCAAAGGTTGCTCATTATAATGTGAGGCCCTTTGGGGGCAGCTTTAGTTGGGGAGTTGAGTATAAGCGATTAAAGATGTCCATAAAACTAAGAGAAGTAGCTAGAAAAATAATAAGTATATTTGATTCATGGAATATTTTTTGGGGTATACATATTCAAAATTGGACTTAGTATGCTAAATAAAAGATTTTTTATAAGGATATGTACATTATTATATATAATAAAATGCGCAATTGTATGAAAATGTATCAGATCTCCTTAATCGTAGCATGCAGCGAATATAGGAGAAGAGGTGTTATTTTTATTGAGGATCTTAACTTGACAGATGGTAATTTATTTTATAAAGAACATATATATTATAATATTATCTTAATTGCTATAAGATTGTAATCTAACTCAAATGGGTACTGAGTGTGACTACATCTAGCAGGAAATCTTTTTAGAAACATTCCTTGAAAAGGCTAATTTTAATATTTCAATCAAGGAGTTTTTGTATGAACAATAAGTATGATAAAGTAGAATTAAATAGGCATCGGTATTATTTATACAAGGAATTCTCAATCGAGTGTCATAATATATTTTCGGAAGAAGAAGAGGCAATTTTGGTTAAATATGGTGAATGGATGCGGGCGTTAGTAAATGGTGATATTTCTCCTATAACTCCAGCACAAGTCCACTTTGTAGAGGTTTTTAAAAAAATATCTCACCGCAAACTAAATATGAAAAAATATGGAAAAAATATAATGCAAGAATTACGTGGGAAAGTAAATATGGGGATACTTCGGATCGACCACCTAAAACAATTCCGAGACATTGGGAAGGAATATAAGCTCCCACCAGCGGAGATGCATTTGATACCTATCAACTATAAATATTCTACTATTATCGCTTTGTCCGTGTGATAATTGGGAAATCCGCCATTGTTCTTCGAGGGTTCCTGCGTTTATGGTACAGGCTCAGCAACCCGAGACGTATGAGTCGGGACGTCAACAAAATAAAAGCTTACTCAGGAGATAGCCGATTTATCTTGTTGGTGCGCCGGCGACCTGCTACCGTTTTAGTCATCCTTGCTCGTCTATTCTGTTCTAAAGCCCCACTACTGGCAGGCATTGAAGGAAAACGACCACTAGGATAGAATTGTGGCGGCAAGAGGTGCCACTCTTGCCGCCACTTGGTCCGAGCTGCCGGAAGCGTTAGCAGGGCCCGGCTCTCCCCAAGGGATGAACTTGTTAATGCTTCCTGCGGGATTCCGCAGGAAGCATTAACTCTTAAGGGTTAGGATACCATCAATAAAGAGCATGGCGAGTAGGCATATGTTGGTGAGCTCGTTGTCGCCAATGCTCAGCGTCAGGTCTAGTACCATGTGGGTACCCTCCTTACGGCTTGCTTCCGGAACGCCTGCCAGTTTGAGCTTTCGATTCGCGTTTCCTAAGTTCCTCTCGGCTCAGGAAACCGTTTCCCTTGATTTCAAGGTCTTTTATTCTTAGCGCTTGGTAGATTTTTTCCCGCCGTTCCTTGTCGTAGGTGATGGCAGGATCCTTGTGGATTTTCTCTATAATCAGATGGGGGTTGGGTAGGAGAACAAAATTGAACTCGCTCGCTACCTTTTTTGTCATGATGAATCCCCATTTTTCCAATGCGCGCATTCGTTTTTTCCATGTATCCACTGGGCGCTGCCCACTGAACCCTGACTCCATTGCGAGCAGCGCCTCCTGCTTAATCTCGACGCATGGCAAATCGAAGGTATTCGCCCAAAGAGCAAGGTAAGTTGGAGAGAGGGCGCCCCCCTTCTCCAAGCAGTCCATATAGACGCACATAAGGGGCATCGTCTTTGGTAACGTCATGTAGCCGCCGCATTTCAAGCGATCCCAGAAGTCTCCACGGGTAAAATCAGGCCAGAGCTCGCTGAATTTGTCGATAATTTTTTCTTCCGGCTTTGTGTACTTTTCCGAATAAATGGGCATGTCTAACCTCCTGCAGCTTTTTTATTTCAAAAAAGTTTGTTATTACAAGATATTATTCATTTCATCTCCGGTTTGCGAAAATCTTACGTGAGGAAGTAAGTATATCTGAGTTCGGCATTTTGCAACAACTTATTAGTCTGAGTTGTTTGGGGGAGATATTTTTAATACTGGAATATCGTAGCATTGAGTGCAAAATTTCATACTCATATTGCTTTTTGTGTTTTAGTTCTCTTTGTGCTGTTGGTACTCCGGCGCGAAAATCAAGGTGTATAAATATAATATGATGAAATTATTATATATTTTAATGTGTTCAGCCAAGTGCTTGTGCGGGCTCGCTGATGGGCGCTCCCGAGTGGAGAATTGGCCGAGTGGCTAGCGGGAGTACCAACTACTATACTTGATCGCAACGCATACAGACCATGCGCTCAACAGGGTCTTGTCTCGGCGAGGCTTCTCTCCCCCCGTATGCATGGTCTAGGTAATGGGAGACATGCAGGGAAGGTACACCTGCGATTCTCAGCCGCAGCTCAGGCAAGCCCAAGTTTTACTCCTTGGCGCTAGTGAGGTGAGGCGGACTGGGCAGATGTGGGAATTTGAGCTGTAAAATAATTGGGGGGCAACTTTGGGGGCAACCGGGAAAAGGCTATTTTCGTAAATTCATTGAATGCAATAATTTGCAGTGATAGCTCGGCTTCCTCTCCCGCCAATAAGAGTCTCAGAGAAAAACAGCGAAAGTCCGCACCACTCAAGGCGTTGCGGACTTTCGCTGTTTCTTCAGGGGAGAAGCTCCCCACGCGGCGCATGAAGGAAGACGGGTGTCATTAAATCCGTTCATAGCCTAAAAAGGTGGATGACGCGAGGGCAGGGGCAAGAGCCTCCGCAATACTGGCGTAGCACGGCGATGCGCGCTATGCTGCGCCTTGCCGGCAGGTGACCTCCGGGGCGTTCCCGGGCTAATGTCGGCGGCGAAGAAATTTTCAGGCGATTTGCAGGACAGCAGGGAGTGAAGATGAAAACCGGCTTTAAGGTGTGCTGTGTGGCAGGGATGTTGATGGCGGCGCTTGTGCTTTCTGGTGCTGCGTCCGCCAAGGTGGGGGCGCCGCGCCACCTCCAGAACCATCAGGAGCAAGGCCAGGCCCCGGGCACGCAACAGCAGCAGCCCAAGGTCATCAAGACGGCCTATTTCACCCTTGACCTCCCGGGCGGCTGGCGGCTGCTCAAGCCTGTGCAGTCGCAGAACGGCGCGGTGAGCGTGCTCCTCGGGGCGCCGGGCAACAAGGGCGCCATCGCCATCAATGTGATGAAAGCCAACCTCGGCGCGGCCGACATCGCCAAGAACATGCGCACCAACATGCAGAAGGACAAGGCCACGGTGGAGGAGCCGGTGGAAAAGGACGGCCTGCAGGAATTCGGTTTTTCCCGCGGCAAGGCCACGGGCCGAGCGTGGATTGGCGCCAACGGCAAGGAAGCGGCCGCCGTGACCATCTTTGGCGACCTCGAGGCCGGCAAGGAAGTGATGAAGCAGCTCAAGGCCAGGGACCCGAAGATTTTTCCCAAGTTTTAGCGCGAAGCTGCCCTGAAAGGGGGCGCGGCCGCACAAGTCGAGCTTGGGGAGGGGCCTCCCCGAAGGGAATGAGCCGCAAAGCAGAGCTCCCTCCGCCTTGGAGGGCCGGGGATAACGTGGCTCCCGCGCTTGGGGCGTCGGGCCGCGGCGGGGCTGCCCCTCAGCACCCGCATCGCTGTGCGCCGCGTCGGGGCGACAGGTTTTTTCCAACGATTGCCCTGGGGCAAAGACCAAAGCCCCCGCCACAAGCGGGGGCTTTCCCTCATTTCGCCAGTCCGCAAGTCTCTCGCTTGGCAGCCCAACATGCGCGCCCCCACTACGGGTAGAAGCCGGGACAGTGGGGCCTGGCGGCAACGGGCACGCGCCGCCGAGGCTGGCGCCCATAGCATGCCTCAACGATTTTTGGCCCCGCCCTTCCGGGCCTTGCGCCCGGCCGCAGAAACAGAAAACCCCCGGCATGACCGGGGGCTTTCTGCATTAATGCATTAAGTGGGAGAAACAGCGGCGGGGACTACACACAGCCCGTGGGCTTGGGCAGGCCGGCCATCTTGCAGGCGCCCTTGCCGGGGCCGGAGGGGAAGAGCTCGTAGATTTCCTTGAGCTTGTACCCCGTGTTCTTGGAAAGGATGCGCACCATGGGCGCAATGCCGTTCTTGCGGTAGTAGTCCTGGAGGAAGTCGAGCAGCTTCTGGTGATCAGGCGTGATTTCCGGAATGCCCTCGGACTCTTTCACATACTCCAGCCATTCCGGGCACCAGTCATCGAAGTGCAGCAGGAAGCCGTCTTCATCCACTTCAAACGTCTTGCCCTTGAAGGTGATCTCAGCCATGCGCGTGTCCTCCTTTTAAGGGAAAAGTGTTGACTACACGCAGCCGGTGGGCTTGGGCAGGCCGGCCATCTTGCAGGCGCCCTTGCCGGGGCCGGAGGGGAAGAGTTCGTACACTTCCTTCAGCTTGTAGCCGGTGTTCTTGGAAAGGATGCGCACCATGGGCGCAATCCCGTTCTTGCGGTAGTAGTCCTGGAGGAAATCGAGGATCTTCTGATGATCGGGGGTGATATCGCTGATGCCCTCGGACTCCTTCACATATTCGAGCCATTCGGGGCACCAGTCATCGAAGCGGAGCAGGAAGCCGTCTTCGTCAACTTCAAAGCTTTTGCCTTTAAAGGTGATCTCAGCCATGCGTGTCCTCCTTGGACAGATAATCTCACTCGACGGGACGGGATTGCCCTGACGTCGGCCAGCCGGAACCCATTCCGGCCGAGTTTCCCACTTGGTCGCGCGGCAGGCTGCCGCAGGTACAGGAGCTTTATGGCATAAAAAGTTCCTGCTGGCAAGCACGTTCCAGAATCAAGGCGAGTCCCCGTCCCGGGCGCCTCACGCGGAGCGGGCCGCCCCCGGCGCCTCCGCAAGGCCCGCGCGCATCATGAGCTTGATGCGGTTGATCTGGTTGACCTCGCTCGCGCCGGGGTCATAGTCCAGCGCGGTGATGGTGGCCTTGGGGTAGCGGCGCTTGAGCTCGCGGATGAGGCCCTTGCCCACGATGTGGTTCGGCAGGCAGCCGAAGGGCTGCATGCAGAGAATGCCGCTCACGCCGCTTTCGAGCATGCGCACCATTTCCGCGCCCAAAAGCCAGCCCTCGCCGGTCTGGTGCCCGAGGGAGATGAGGTTGCGCGTGCGGCGGCGCAGCTCGTGGAAGCGCGCGGGCGCGCTGAAGCGGCGGCTGTGGCGGAAGCCGTAGCGCATGGAGAGCCGCGTGAACTCCAGGAAGGCGATGCCGGCCATGGCCACGCGCGCGTCGCGCCGCGAACCGGCGAGGTGCCGGTAATTGAACACGTGGTCGTAAAAATTGTAGAGCAAGAAGTCGATGAGGTCGGTCACCACGGCCTCGCCGCCCTCCTCCTCGATAATGCGCGCGGCGTTGTTGTTGGCGTCGGGGTGGTATTTGAGCAGGATCTCGCCCACGAGGCCCACACGCGGGCGGCGCTCCTCCGTGACGAGGGGCAGGCGGTCGAATTCGCGGATCATGGCGAGCATGTTGCGCTGGAAGCGCAGGACGCCGGCCGAGGCGATGTTCCGGCGGGCCTTTTCCGCCCATTCGGCCGCCAGCGCCTCCACCATGCCGGGCTCGCGCTCGTAGGGGCGCAGCCGGTGCACCATGCGCATGAGCGCGTCGCCATAGTGGCCGGTCATGATCAGGCGCTTGAAGATGCGCGGCGTGAGCTTGATGCCCGGCGAGCTGATGCTGGTGGAAAAGGACGCGATGGGGATGTGCGAAAGGCCGGCGTCGTGCAGGGCCTTGCGCAAAAAGCCCACATAGTTGGTGGCCCGGCAGCCTCCGCCCGTCTGCGAGATGACGAGCGCGATCTTGCTGGTGTCGTACTCGCCGCTGAGCACGGCCTCCAGCAGCTGGCCGATGACCACGATGGCCGGGTAGCAGGCGTCGTTGTTCACATGCCTGAGGCCCAGCTCGATGGCCTTGCGGCTCACGCTCGGCAAAAGCACCGAGTCATAGCCCTCGGCGGCGAAGATCTCGGGCGCGAACTGGAAGTGCATGGGCGACATCTGCGGCACAAGCAGGGTGTGCGTATGGCGCATGTCGTGGGTGAAGACCGGGGCGTCGTCGTGTTCCGCAGCGGCCGGCCCGGCTTTCCGGCAGGCGGCCCGGCATGGGGGGGAGCCCGCGCCCGCGGGGGGGATTTTCCGCGCAGGGGCCGCGGCCACGCGCCGTTCGCGCTGGTCGCGCATGGCCGCGAGCAGGGAGCGGATGCGGATGCGCGCGGGCCCCAAGTTGGCGCCTTCGTCCACCTTGATCTGCGCATAGAGGCGCCCGCCGCGGCGGACGATCTCCTCCAGCTGGTCGGAGGTCACGGCGTCGAGGCCGCAGCCGAAGGAGAGCAGCTGGAGCACTGCCAGGTTGTCGGCCGCGGCGGCCAGGGCGCCCGCGCGGTAGAGCCTGGAGTGGTATGCCCACTGGTCCACCACGCGCAGGGGCCCCGGGTCGGGCATGAGGTGCGCCACCGAATCCTCGGTGAGCACGGCGAGCCCGCAGGAGGTCACGAGCTCGGCCACGCCGTGGTGGATCTCGGGGTCGGTGTGGTAGGGGTGCCCGGCGAGGATGAGGCCCATTTCGCCGCTGTCGGCCAGCTCCTTGAGGGCCGCTTCGCCGGCGGCGCGGATGTCGCGGCGGTAGGCGTCCATCTCGTCAAAGGCCGCGGCCACGGCGGCTTCCATCTCCGCCTGGGGGATGCCGGCAAAGAAGGGGATCTCGCGCAGGCGCCGGCCCAGAAGTTCGCGCTCCAGCGGCAAAAAGGCGTGGATGAGGGTGACGCCCTGCTCCTCCAGGATGCCCATGTTGCGCGCCAGGAGCTCGGGATAGCCGATGACCACCGGGCAATTGTAACCCGCGCCGCCATAGCCCGCGCCCTTTTGCTCCCGCTGGACGCAGGGGAAGAAGACGGTCGTGACGCCCTTGTCCACGAGGTCGCGCACATGGCCGTGCGAGAGCTTGGCCGGGTAGCACACGGTCTGCGAGGGGATGGTGTCGTGCCCGCGGTAGAAGATCTCCTTGGAGGACGGCGCCGAGAGCTCCACGCGATAGCCGAGGCGCGTGAAGAGGGTGAACCAGAGCGGATAGTTCTCAAAAATATTCAGGGCGCGCGGGATGCCGATGCGGCCGCGGGGGGCGTCTTCCGGCGCGAGCGGCGCATAGGGCCCGAACAGGCGCTCCTGCTTGTAGGCGTAAAGATTGGGGCGGCGCTGGGGCTCGTGCTCGGCGCCGCGCTCGCAGCGGTTGCCGGAGATGAAGCGCCGGCCGTCGCCGAAGCTCGTCACCGTGAGCAGGCAGGCGTTGGGGCAGCGCCGGCAGCGCGTGGTCGCCGTGCGCGCGCTGAAGGTGGCCACGGCCTCGGGCCCGATGAGTGCTGTCGCCGTTCCGTTTGCTGGCCCGCGCTTTCTGGCGATGAGCGCGGCGCCGAAGGCGCCCATGATGCCGGCGATGCCCGGCCGCGTCACCTTGGCGCCCAGCTCCAGCTCGAGCGCGCGCAAGAGGGCGTCGTTGCGGAAGGCGCCGCCCTGGGCCACCACGCAGTCGCCAAGCTCGGCCGTGTGGCTGATCTTCATCACCTTGAAGATGGCGTTGCGCACCACGGCCCAGGAGAGGCCGGCCGCGATGTCGCCCACGGAAACGCCTTCCTTCTGCGCCTGCTTGACCTTGGAATTCATGAACACCGTGCAGCGCGTGCCAAGGTCCACCGGGGAGGGCGCGGCGAGGGCCGCGGCCACGAAGTCGGCAAGGGGCATGGCGAGCGACTCGGCGAAATTCTCGATGAAGGAGCCGCAGCCGGCGGAGCAGGCCTCGTTGAGGCTGATGCGGTCGATGGCGCCGTCGCGCACACGCATGCACTTGATGTCCTGGCCGCCGATGTCGAGGATGAAGGAGACCTTGGGCTCGAAAAAGGACGCGGCCGTGAAATGGGCCACGGTCTCCACCTCGTCGATGTCGAGGCGCAGGGCCGCGCTGAGCAGGGCGCTCCCGTAGCCCGTGGCCGCGGCCGCGCGGATGGCGAGGCCGGGCCTCTTGCGCCGGTAGATCTCGGCAAGCACGCCGAGCGCCGCCGTGAGCGGGTCGCCCTTGTTGGCCTCGTAGAAGGAATAGAGCAGGCGCCCCCCGGCGTCGATGAGCGCCGCCTTGATGGTGGTGGAGCCGCAGTCGAAGCCGAGCCACGCGTCGCCCTCGGCCTCCTCGAGGGGCAGCTCGGCCACGGTGCGGCCGGCATGGCGGGCGGCGAAGGCGCGCCGCTCCTCCTCGCTTGCGAAGAGCGCGGGCAGGCGCCCGCAGGCGTCCGGCGGGGTGCCGTGTTCCAGAAGTTCCAGCGCCTGCGCGAAAGAAAAGCTCGGCGGCGCCATGTGCCGCGCGTGCCAGGCCGCCCCCAGGGCCACGAAGAAGTGGCCGTCTTCGGGAAAGACGGCCTCGGTCATCTCCGCAAGCTGCGCCGTGAAGCGCTCGCGCAGGGAGGCGAGGAAGAAAAGCGGCCCCCCGAGAAAGACCACCTTGCCCTTGATGGGGCGCCCGCGCGCGAGGCCGCCGATGGTCTGGCCCACCACGGCCTGCATGATGGAGGCCGCGATGTCCTCGCGGGCGCAGCCCTCGTTGAGCAGGGGCAGGATGTCGCTTTTGGCGAACACGCCGCAGCGCGAGGCGATGGGATAAATGGTCTTGTGCCTGAGGGCGAGCCGGTCGAGGCCGCCGGCGTCCGTGCCGATGAAGGCCGCCATCTGGTCGATGAAGGCCCCGGTGCCCCCGGCGCAGGTCTCGTTCATGCGCTGCTCGGCGCCGCCGGTGAGGAAGATGAGCTTGGCGTCCTCCCCGCCCAGCTCGATGACCGCGTCCGCATCCGGGATCTTGCGGCCGATGGCGAGGCTCGAGGCGAGCACTTCCTGGATGAAGGGGAGGCCGAGCTCCCCGGCGAGCGAGATGCCG contains:
- the maoP gene encoding DUF413 domain-containing protein, with translation MNNKYDKVELNRHRYYLYKEFSIECHNIFSEEEEAILVKYGEWMRALVNGDISPITPAQVHFVEVFKKISHRKLNMKKYGKNIMQELRGKVNMGILRIDHLKQFRDIGKEYKLPPAEMHLIPINYKYSTIIALSV
- a CDS encoding TusE/DsrC/DsvC family sulfur relay protein, coding for MAEITFKGKTFEVDEDGFLLHFDDWCPEWLEYVKESEGIPEITPDHQKLLDFLQDYYRKNGIAPMVRILSKNTGYKLKEIYELFPSGPGKGACKMAGLPKPTGCV
- a CDS encoding integrase arm-type DNA-binding domain-containing protein, whose amino-acid sequence is MPFKLTDTAIRAAKPKEKRYKLADGEGLYIEVAPTGGKWWRIKYRFGGKEKRLSLGVYPAVGLKQARSRAGEIKDLLRRGIDPGEERKAAKAEAAAVEIARGQTFEAVAREWHSKKSPGWTPRYARQVMGRLEAAIFPELGSRPIDELGAPDFLAVLHKTEARGCLEMAHRLAQLCGQVTRYARVAGIVQADAASGLTEALAPAQIRHHAAITSPKEIGALLRAIDEYPGEVVTRYALKILPYVFVRSGELRAAPWAEIDLDAATWLIPAERMKKRRPHVVPLAPQVVRLFHELREFTGNGPLAFPSTFSTTRCLTDVGLLNALRRMGYAKETMSIHGFRAMASTLLNEQGYRPDVIEAQLAHREKNAVRAAYNHADYLPERRAMMGAWADYLDSLRESAGHSAEKGQL
- a CDS encoding acyl-CoA dehydratase activase-related protein; this translates as MELDAPASTGAAQEAAASVPFPAGQSHAPADTSLHLGLDIGSTTVKAVLLDADDRIIFSKYRRHFSDVRGCTAALLREMAPLGAGRPCRAAISGSGGISLAGELGLPFIQEVLASSLAIGRKIPDADAVIELGGEDAKLIFLTGGAEQRMNETCAGGTGAFIDQMAAFIGTDAGGLDRLALRHKTIYPIASRCGVFAKSDILPLLNEGCAREDIAASIMQAVVGQTIGGLARGRPIKGKVVFLGGPLFFLASLRERFTAQLAEMTEAVFPEDGHFFVALGAAWHARHMAPPSFSFAQALELLEHGTPPDACGRLPALFASEEERRAFAARHAGRTVAELPLEEAEGDAWLGFDCGSTTIKAALIDAGGRLLYSFYEANKGDPLTAALGVLAEIYRRKRPGLAIRAAAATGYGSALLSAALRLDIDEVETVAHFTAASFFEPKVSFILDIGGQDIKCMRVRDGAIDRISLNEACSAGCGSFIENFAESLAMPLADFVAAALAAPSPVDLGTRCTVFMNSKVKQAQKEGVSVGDIAAGLSWAVVRNAIFKVMKISHTAELGDCVVAQGGAFRNDALLRALELELGAKVTRPGIAGIMGAFGAALIARKRGPANGTATALIGPEAVATFSARTATTRCRRCPNACLLTVTSFGDGRRFISGNRCERGAEHEPQRRPNLYAYKQERLFGPYAPLAPEDAPRGRIGIPRALNIFENYPLWFTLFTRLGYRVELSAPSSKEIFYRGHDTIPSQTVCYPAKLSHGHVRDLVDKGVTTVFFPCVQREQKGAGYGGAGYNCPVVIGYPELLARNMGILEEQGVTLIHAFLPLERELLGRRLREIPFFAGIPQAEMEAAVAAAFDEMDAYRRDIRAAGEAALKELADSGEMGLILAGHPYHTDPEIHHGVAELVTSCGLAVLTEDSVAHLMPDPGPLRVVDQWAYHSRLYRAGALAAAADNLAVLQLLSFGCGLDAVTSDQLEEIVRRGGRLYAQIKVDEGANLGPARIRIRSLLAAMRDQRERRVAAAPARKIPPAGAGSPPCRAACRKAGPAAAEHDDAPVFTHDMRHTHTLLVPQMSPMHFQFAPEIFAAEGYDSVLLPSVSRKAIELGLRHVNNDACYPAIVVIGQLLEAVLSGEYDTSKIALVISQTGGGCRATNYVGFLRKALHDAGLSHIPIASFSTSISSPGIKLTPRIFKRLIMTGHYGDALMRMVHRLRPYEREPGMVEALAAEWAEKARRNIASAGVLRFQRNMLAMIREFDRLPLVTEERRPRVGLVGEILLKYHPDANNNAARIIEEEGGEAVVTDLIDFLLYNFYDHVFNYRHLAGSRRDARVAMAGIAFLEFTRLSMRYGFRHSRRFSAPARFHELRRRTRNLISLGHQTGEGWLLGAEMVRMLESGVSGILCMQPFGCLPNHIVGKGLIRELKRRYPKATITALDYDPGASEVNQINRIKLMMRAGLAEAPGAARSA
- a CDS encoding TusE/DsrC/DsvC family sulfur relay protein — its product is MAEITFKGKSFEVDEDGFLLRFDDWCPEWLEYVKESEGISDITPDHQKILDFLQDYYRKNGIAPMVRILSKNTGYKLKEVYELFPSGPGKGACKMAGLPKPTGCV